A stretch of Ranitomeya variabilis isolate aRanVar5 chromosome 3, aRanVar5.hap1, whole genome shotgun sequence DNA encodes these proteins:
- the DNAJC30 gene encoding dnaJ homolog subfamily C member 30, mitochondrial produces MAEVSLRLFRSKARPLLLEERTVCGRKHGQSFVLSCESFAGASYRLRLYTLWPSGAHRDWSRREQNPSQAVCVYSQWTGPRKSYHQGNNHRNGPDRAQDWGSVLYKSRTAYYDILDVTGNATQAQIKTAYYKQSFRFHPDRNAGNEDAARQFGLVMEAYYILGSASLRKKYDRGLLSLEDVRSANKPSGKSVSPSRKQAGSPRATSTSSSTTPAKPMFDFDAFYQAHYGEQLAREQLWKARREHLEKKKLELAKATRINKVAELSAMLLLLSTTVLLLSLR; encoded by the coding sequence ATGGCTGAGGTCAGTCTGAGGTTGTTCCGGAGTAAAGCGCGGCCACTGTTGCTGGAAGAGAGGACTGTGTGTGGCAGGAAGCATGGCCAGTCGTTTGTCCTTTCCTGTGAGTCCTTTGCTGGGGCCAGCTATAGACTACGGTTATACACACTGTGGCCCTCGGGAGCCCACAGGGACTGGAGCAGAAGGGAACAGAACCCCAGCCAGGCGGTTTGTGTTTattctcaatggactggaccaaGAAAATCCTATCACCAAGGTAACAACCACAGAAATGGCCCCGACAGGGCTCAGGATTGGGGGTCTGTGCTGTATAAGAGCCGCACGGCCTACTACGACATACTGGACGTGACGGGGAACGCCACCCAGGCCCAGATCAAGACCGCCTACTACAAGCAGTCCTTCCGCTTCCACCCTGACCGCAATGCTGGCAACGAGGACGCCGCCCGGCAGTTTGGGCTGGTGATGGAGGCCTATTATATATTGGGCAGCGCCAGCCTGAGGAAGAAGTACGACCGCGGCCTCCTGAGCCTGGAAGATGTCCGCTCCGCAAATAAACCCAGCGGGAAAAGTGTCAGCCCTTCCCGAAAGCAGGCTGGATCTCCGAGAGCGACCTCCACGTCCTCCTCCACTACACCCGCCAAGCCCATGTTTGATTTTGATGCCTTCTACCAGGCCCATTACGGGGAGCAGCTGGCCCGCGAGCAGCTCTGGAAGGCCAGGCGGGAGCACCTAGAGAAGAAGAAGCTGGAGCTGGCCAAGGCCACCCGGATTAATAAGGTGGCCGAGCTGTCAGCAATGCTGCTATTATTGTCTACCACTGTCCTACTCCTGTCGCTGCGATGA